The Panicum hallii strain FIL2 chromosome 9, PHallii_v3.1, whole genome shotgun sequence genome has a window encoding:
- the LOC112872665 gene encoding probable trehalase, whose product MAAGLPCPHHVVLVLVLLASLFLRPRAVEMAPTPAAVAGGSGDEGASALLGLLLRVQSEALRALGPDGFDPKLYVDLPLAADERAAAAALPGQGQAPPSREELESYLARYFGAAGSDLVAADPLDFEAEPRGFLPRVESPEARAWALEVHALWKDLARRVARGVEERPDRHTLLPLPGGVVVPGSRFREVYYWDSYWVVRGLLVSKMYDTAKDIVLNLVHLVKKYGFVLNGARSYYTNRSQPPLLSSMVLEVYRATGDVEFVRKAFHSLLKEHSFWMSDIHNVAIRDNHGQVHNLSRYQARWNKPRPESATIDEELASKINSIADKEKLYHQIASTAESGWDFSSRWMRNSTDMTTLATTYIIPVDLNTFIFKMEQDIAAFAKIIGENATSEKFLEASKARHIAIDSILWNSEMEQWLDYWLPTDGDCQQGVYQWKSDSQNRKIFASNFFPLWLNAYHSGSVKFADTAKSEKVMASLQKSGLLCAAGIATSLTNTSQQWDFPNGWAPVQHLIAEGLLHSGSEEAIKLAEDIATRWVRTNYAAFKATGAMHEKYDVEACGKSGGGGEYKPQTGFGWSNGVVLSFLEEFGWPKHKEINCSRQGEVGLAGAQSG is encoded by the exons ATGGCCGCAGGGCTTCCGTGTCCCCACCACGTCGTCCTCGTACTAGTCCTCCTGGCTTCCCTTTTTCTGCGTCCCCGCGCGGTCGAGATGGCGCCGACTCCCGCCGCCGTAGCCGGCGGGTCCGGCGACGAGGGCGCCAGCGCGCTGCTCGGGCTCCTGCTGCGGGTGCAGTCGGAGGCGCTGCGCGCGCTGGGGCCCGACGGCTTTGACCCCAAGCTCTACGTCGACCTGCCGCTGGCGGCCGACGagcgcgccgcggcggccgcgctgCCGGGCCAGGGCCAGGCGCCGCCGtcgcgggaggagctggagtCCTACCTCGCGCGCTACTTCGGGGCGGCCGGGTCCGACCTCGTGGCGGCGGACCCGCTGGACTTCGAGGCGGAGCCGCGCGGGTTCCTGCCCCGCGTCGAGAGCCCCGAGGCGCGGGCGTGGGCGCTGGAGGTACACGCGCTCTGGAAGGACCTggcgcggcgggtggcgcgcgGCGTCGAGGAACGGCCGGACCGGCACACGCTGCTGCCGCTGCCCGGCGGGGTCGTCGTGCCGGGCTCCAGGTTCCGGGAGGTCTACTACTGGGACTCCTACTGGGTCGTCAg GGGATTACTGGTGAGCAAAATGTACGACACAGCAAAGGATATTGTGCTTAACCTTGTACACCTGGTGAAAAAATATGGTTTTGTTCTGAACGGTGCAAGATCCTACTACACTAACCGAAG CCAACCACCACTTTTAAGCTCGATGGTTTTGGAAGTATACAGGGCAACTGGTGATGTGGAGTTTGTTAGGAAAGCATTCCACTCTCTGCTGAAAGAGCATAGCTTCTGGATGTCAG ATATTCATAATGTAGCTATTAGGGACAATCATGGCCAGGTCCATAATTTGTCTCGATACCAGGCAAGGTGGAACAAACCTAGGCCGGAAAGTGCGACAATT GATGAGGAACTAGCTTCGAAGATCAACTCTATAGCTGATAAGGAAAAACTTTACCACCAAATTGCTTCAACAGCAGAATCAGGATGGGATTTTAGCTCTCGATGGATGAG AAATTCTACTGACATGACAACGTTGGCAACAACTTACATTATACCTGTGGACCTGAACACATTCATATTTAAG ATGGAGCAGGACATAGCTGCCTTTGCAAAAATCATTGGAGAGAATGCGACATCTGAAAAGTTTTTAGAGGCTTCAAAAGCACGTCATATTGCAATTGACTCTATTCTGTGGAACTCTGAGATGGAGCAGTGGCTTGACTACTGGCTTCCTACTGATGGAGATTGCCAGCAG GGAGTCTACCAATGGAAGTCTGACTCACAGAACCGCAAAATATTTGCTTCAAACTTCTTTCCGTTGTGGCTAAATGCTTATCATTCAG GATCAGTGAAATTTGCGGACActgcaaaatcagagaaagtCATGGCAAGCCTCCAGAAATCTGGATTACTCTGTGCTGCAGGAATAGCAACTTCTCTAACAAACACAAGCCAACAATG GGATTTCCCGAATGGATGGGCTCCGGTGCAGCATCTCATAGCCGAGGGGCTGTTGCATTCTGGATCAGAGGAGGCGATAAAATTAGCCGAGGACATTGCTACGAGGTGGGTGAGAACAAACTACGCCGCCTTCAAAGCAACCGGCGCGATGCATGAGAAGTATGATGTGGAGGCCTGTGGAAAATCTGGAGGCGGTGGTGAATACAAGCCCCAG ACTGGTTTTGGCTGGTCCAATGGTGTGGTATTGTCATTCTTGGAAGAATTCGGGTGGCCTAAGCACAAGGAAATAAATTGCTCACGACAGGGTGAAGTTGGTCTCGCGGGAGCGCAATCTGGTTAG